The following coding sequences lie in one Caldivirga sp. genomic window:
- a CDS encoding DNA-directed RNA polymerase subunit D, which produces MGHVVSVKVLQYSDDYLKLVMEGVKPSLVNSLRRILITDVPVLAIDRVIVLDNTTVMYDEVLAHRLSMIPLKTNLEKLPKIEECEDELVDPSLCQVRYQLSVKANDQLVSVYAKDLIPDDPDFAPVYPDTLIVKMGKGQVLTIEAYAKLGRARDHAKWQACLASYYYYPKVQLLNPKDERCASCLESCRGIAKNNNEFVITDPLQCTFDNWKTCEEACSGSLVVDWDEDKYVFWIENYGNMSMVNLLKEAFRVWKWRFTTFLDVIRNEAKRQASRPSEAEGQGNAGNQDTGLSQTQG; this is translated from the coding sequence GTGGGGCATGTGGTATCGGTTAAGGTTCTCCAGTACAGTGATGATTACTTGAAATTAGTGATGGAGGGTGTTAAGCCAAGTCTAGTTAACTCACTTAGGAGAATACTAATCACTGATGTGCCTGTGCTAGCCATTGATAGGGTGATTGTGCTTGATAACACTACCGTAATGTATGATGAGGTTCTCGCGCATAGGTTATCCATGATCCCGCTTAAGACAAACCTAGAGAAGTTACCTAAGATTGAGGAATGTGAGGATGAATTAGTTGACCCAAGCCTATGCCAGGTTAGGTACCAGTTAAGCGTTAAAGCTAATGACCAGTTAGTGTCGGTTTACGCTAAGGACTTAATCCCAGATGACCCAGACTTTGCCCCCGTCTACCCGGACACGTTAATAGTTAAGATGGGTAAGGGCCAGGTGTTGACCATTGAGGCTTACGCCAAGTTAGGTAGAGCCAGGGATCATGCTAAGTGGCAGGCATGCCTAGCATCATACTACTACTACCCCAAGGTTCAGTTACTTAACCCAAAGGATGAGAGGTGCGCATCATGCCTTGAATCATGCAGGGGCATCGCTAAGAACAATAATGAATTCGTGATCACGGACCCACTGCAGTGTACTTTCGATAACTGGAAGACGTGCGAGGAGGCTTGCAGTGGCTCACTGGTGGTGGATTGGGATGAGGATAAGTACGTCTTTTGGATTGAGAACTACGGTAACATGAGTATGGTGAACCTGCTTAAGGAGGCCTTCAGGGTGTGGAAGTGGCGCTTCACCACATTCCTTGACGTTATCCGTAATGAGGCTAAGAGGCAAGCCTCAAGGCCAAGTGAAGCTGAGGGTCAGGGAAATGCAGGTAATCAGGACACTGGTTTAAGTCAAACTCAGGGTTGA
- the glp gene encoding gephyrin-like molybdotransferase Glp, giving the protein MGDVAGKGFREVKPVDVVLREVLMFIKHTPNVTEVDLIDAVGKYLAEDVYSNVNVPPFNRSAVDGYAVRSIDTFGASPTNPSILRVKGYLPVGEEPGKYPVNQGEAVEIATGAPLPPGADAVVMYENTGRRGDYVEVYRPVAPMDNVSRMGEDVAKGELIFRKGTLIKPWDLGVLASMGVVKVKVYEPKVMLIVTGNELVEVEDTLKGGLPPGRVINSTRFVLTAMLRGIGCTVDYLKLPDDEQAIRDHVSKALINHDAVVTTGGASVGRIDYTIRAVADLKPEYLNHGLAIRPGKPNSVAVKDGKPVFMLSGFPVASLTGFEVLVKPILLHMMNAVDEPRPRIRGILTRRVATPINTRSFVRVRAYLGKDGKVYVEPLALTGSGVLTTLVKGNGILTVPENREGYDEGDEVEVELIRPLFTEQ; this is encoded by the coding sequence ATGGGGGATGTTGCCGGTAAGGGGTTTAGGGAGGTTAAGCCTGTTGATGTTGTGTTAAGGGAGGTGTTGATGTTCATTAAGCATACGCCCAATGTAACTGAGGTTGATTTAATTGATGCGGTGGGCAAGTATCTGGCTGAGGACGTGTACTCAAATGTTAACGTGCCACCGTTCAATAGATCCGCTGTTGATGGGTATGCGGTGAGGAGTATTGACACTTTCGGTGCTTCTCCAACTAACCCATCAATACTGAGGGTTAAGGGTTACCTACCTGTTGGGGAGGAGCCTGGGAAGTACCCTGTGAATCAAGGTGAGGCCGTGGAAATAGCCACGGGTGCGCCTCTTCCCCCTGGTGCTGACGCGGTGGTTATGTATGAGAATACGGGTAGGAGGGGGGATTACGTTGAGGTTTATAGGCCTGTGGCACCCATGGATAACGTATCTAGGATGGGTGAGGATGTTGCTAAGGGTGAGTTAATATTCAGGAAGGGTACTTTAATTAAGCCTTGGGACTTGGGCGTATTAGCCTCAATGGGTGTTGTTAAGGTTAAGGTTTATGAACCCAAGGTCATGCTGATAGTCACCGGTAATGAGCTAGTTGAGGTTGAGGATACCTTAAAGGGTGGCTTACCGCCAGGTAGGGTGATTAATAGTACTAGGTTCGTGTTGACTGCAATGCTTAGGGGCATTGGGTGCACTGTTGATTACCTTAAGTTACCTGATGATGAGCAGGCGATAAGGGATCACGTTTCTAAGGCGCTCATTAACCATGACGCAGTGGTGACGACGGGCGGTGCCTCGGTGGGTAGGATTGATTACACAATAAGGGCTGTGGCTGATTTAAAGCCGGAGTACCTGAACCATGGGTTAGCCATTAGGCCAGGTAAACCAAATAGTGTTGCAGTAAAGGACGGTAAACCAGTATTCATGCTGAGCGGCTTCCCAGTGGCATCATTAACGGGCTTCGAGGTCCTCGTTAAGCCTATCCTACTCCACATGATGAATGCCGTTGATGAACCTAGGCCTAGAATTAGGGGTATTTTAACCAGGAGGGTTGCAACACCCATAAACACTAGGTCTTTCGTTAGGGTGAGGGCCTACTTGGGTAAGGATGGTAAAGTTTACGTTGAGCCACTTGCATTAACGGGTAGTGGCGTGTTGACTACGTTAGTTAAGGGTAATGGGATCCTCACGGTTCCTGAAAATAGGGAGGGTTACGATGAGGGTGATGAGGTTGAGGTTGAGTTAATACGGCCACTCTTCACTGAGCAGTGA